A genomic stretch from Gardnerella leopoldii includes:
- a CDS encoding ABC transporter ATP-binding protein, whose product MAEKPKNNSRKISNNPPRALRTILLSLKKYRFLGVLTVVTILVEAAMQIEIPTVMSNLIDFGIMSRSQEAVQYYGLQLLIFAAIAMITGIISGICCAHSSAGFGKNLRHNMFSRLQGLSFSDLDKFSSGTVVTRMTSDVSNVQFAYQMIIRSGVRSVMIIITAWWFTFSISPAISWVFLSFVPIVGAIGAFGASIVAPAFSRIYRMIDEMNNRVGENLHNIRVVKSYVRSDYEISRFTRISHKIYDYFIKAEYVLNCSIPLFNLCFYSGMLLIAWLASHEIVASGNNPAFGLTTGNLAALVVYALQILFALANLVAVFVMSLTARASMHRISHVLQSRNTEVVSKHPLTKLSDASVRFENVSLRYPQSDNTDESTPAEQEILHDINISIPSGATVGVVGATGSGKSSLVQLIARLYDVTSGTLFVGGKDIRDYDSSSLREEVGVVLQKNILFSGTIAENLRWGRAEASDNDLRQACEIACADEFIKDLPDGYNTHIDQGGKNVSGGQRQRLCIARALLRKPKILILDDSMSAVDMKTDSKIRDGLKKFMPDSTQIIVAQRISSIEHADIIVVLKDGRVVANGSHDELFKSCEIYRNMAVSQEKSRITSATKEEGAK is encoded by the coding sequence ATGGCAGAAAAGCCGAAGAACAATTCACGAAAAATTAGCAATAATCCTCCTCGCGCATTGCGTACGATTCTGTTATCTTTAAAAAAGTACCGTTTTCTTGGCGTTTTAACAGTTGTTACTATTCTCGTTGAAGCTGCTATGCAAATTGAGATCCCTACAGTAATGTCAAATCTTATTGATTTTGGCATTATGTCACGTTCTCAAGAAGCTGTGCAATATTATGGTTTGCAATTGCTCATTTTTGCTGCAATTGCAATGATTACAGGCATTATTTCTGGTATTTGCTGCGCGCATTCTAGTGCTGGTTTTGGTAAAAATTTGCGCCACAACATGTTTTCACGCTTGCAAGGTTTAAGTTTTTCTGATTTAGATAAGTTTTCTAGCGGCACTGTTGTTACGCGTATGACTAGCGATGTGTCAAATGTGCAATTTGCTTACCAAATGATTATTCGCTCTGGTGTTCGCAGCGTTATGATTATCATCACTGCTTGGTGGTTTACTTTTTCAATTAGCCCTGCTATCTCGTGGGTTTTTCTTTCATTCGTGCCTATTGTTGGTGCAATTGGCGCTTTTGGTGCGAGTATAGTTGCTCCAGCATTTTCTCGAATTTATCGAATGATTGACGAGATGAATAATAGAGTTGGCGAGAATTTGCATAATATTCGCGTCGTAAAGTCTTATGTGCGTTCTGATTATGAAATAAGTCGTTTTACGCGTATTTCGCATAAAATCTATGATTATTTTATTAAAGCTGAGTATGTGTTAAATTGCAGTATTCCTTTGTTTAACTTATGTTTTTATTCTGGCATGCTGCTTATTGCGTGGTTGGCTTCGCACGAAATTGTGGCTTCAGGAAATAATCCTGCTTTTGGTTTAACAACGGGAAATCTTGCTGCATTAGTAGTGTATGCTTTGCAAATTTTGTTTGCTTTAGCGAATTTAGTTGCAGTTTTTGTAATGTCGTTAACAGCTCGAGCTTCGATGCATCGTATTTCACATGTTTTGCAATCTCGAAATACTGAAGTTGTTTCCAAGCATCCACTTACAAAGCTTTCTGACGCTTCTGTGCGTTTTGAAAATGTTTCGTTACGCTATCCTCAATCAGATAATACAGATGAATCCACTCCAGCAGAACAGGAAATTTTACATGATATAAATATATCTATTCCTTCTGGAGCAACTGTTGGCGTTGTTGGTGCAACGGGATCTGGAAAATCAAGTTTAGTGCAATTAATTGCAAGACTTTATGACGTAACTTCTGGCACTCTTTTTGTAGGCGGAAAAGATATTCGCGATTATGATTCTTCTAGTTTGCGTGAAGAAGTTGGTGTTGTTCTACAAAAAAATATTTTGTTTAGTGGCACAATTGCAGAAAATCTTCGCTGGGGTAGGGCGGAAGCAAGCGATAATGATTTGCGTCAAGCTTGCGAAATTGCTTGTGCTGATGAGTTTATTAAAGATTTACCAGACGGCTACAATACGCATATTGACCAGGGTGGTAAGAATGTTTCCGGTGGTCAGCGACAGCGTTTGTGCATTGCGCGCGCACTTTTGAGGAAGCCGAAAATTTTAATCCTCGACGACTCGATGAGTGCGGTTGATATGAAAACGGATAGTAAAATTCGCGATGGCTTGAAAAAGTTTATGCCTGATTCTACGCAAATTATCGTTGCTCAGCGCATATCTTCAATCGAACATGCGGATATTATTGTTGTTCTTAAAGATGGTCGTGTTGTTGCTAACGGTTCGCATGATGAATTATTTAAATCTTGTGAAATTTACAGAAATATGGCGGTTTCTCAAGAAAAAAGTCGCATAACTAGCGCAACTAAAGAAGAAGGAGCTAAATAA
- a CDS encoding DUF3052 domain-containing protein, which translates to MEQIAFQHAQEFGFQPGDIVQQWLWDDDVDETICESIEKLTGEELVDEDYDAAVDGVIIWWRDGDDEDELADTIMDATNMLDDDAPMWVLTPKPGREGSPSSSTVQSAAKTAGMNAATPLTVSADWNGVQLRAFGKGQSK; encoded by the coding sequence GTGGAACAGATAGCTTTTCAGCATGCACAGGAATTCGGATTCCAACCAGGAGACATTGTGCAACAATGGCTCTGGGATGACGATGTTGACGAAACAATTTGCGAAAGCATCGAGAAACTTACCGGCGAAGAGTTGGTAGATGAAGATTACGACGCTGCTGTTGATGGTGTGATTATTTGGTGGCGCGACGGCGACGATGAAGATGAGCTCGCGGACACCATTATGGATGCCACAAATATGCTTGACGATGACGCGCCTATGTGGGTTCTTACTCCAAAACCAGGTCGCGAAGGTTCCCCAAGTTCTAGCACAGTTCAATCTGCAGCAAAAACAGCTGGCATGAACGCAGCCACTCCGTTAACCGTAAGCGCTGACTGGAACGGCGTGCAACTGCGCGCATTTGGTAAAGGTCAATCTAAGTAG
- the nrdD gene encoding anaerobic ribonucleoside-triphosphate reductase: MQVLEETAVTSAENCTDDVVEAPVSRVQVEKRDGRVVDFDPLNIIMAIKAAFKDLGKEVGPQEEQMIRDISDHIEAEIQDRYNGPAKIEDIQTLVEHSLIENHLYEVARCYTSYRLNRDIDRAKATDINEAVNRLVNRDESLVRENANKDSNVYATQRDLLAGAVSKASAFSMLPHAVSNAHMKGDIHFHDADYSPFTCMSNCSLPDFGDMLAKGFALGNAMMDSPKSIGTAATQVTQIIKDIAGAQYGGQTVNRADEMLEPYAKCDYDKNLAMAHAMIPDSTPIQVAKDMIDGLKAQEPKNLHCLDRDPLPADTPFDENLSELDQLREVYAKIMTRKAIYDAMQTMEYQINSNRVSNGQTPFVTVGFGLGTSWFAREIQRAILLNRIRGLGKDRHTAIFPKLVFTIKHGVNADAGDPNYDLKQLALECSTKRMYPDVVFYENIIKITGSFKAPMGCRSFLQGWIDPKTGKDVEDGRMNLGVVTVNMPRIALESHGDVTRFWKLFDERMEVAHQALRFRIMRCKQATPVNAPTLFRYGAFGRLEANESVDQLFRNERATVSLGYIGLYETTAVFFGKDWMQDHSWNEEGKEFALSLVRRMNKLCQQWSKAEGYHYSVYSTPAESLTDRFNRMDRQKFGRIEGVTDHDFYTNSFHYPVWLQPTPMEKLRYEVDFPYLASGGFINYCEFPCLQANPKALEAVWDYAYKIGIGYLGTNTPIDHCFVCGFQGDFEPTKEGFRCPECGNSDPDKCNVTKRTCGYLGNPVQRPMVHGRHEEIAHRVKHMSGETGHVTLNNGESREWYEETK; the protein is encoded by the coding sequence ATGCAGGTTTTGGAAGAAACTGCTGTCACAAGCGCAGAAAATTGTACGGATGATGTAGTTGAAGCTCCAGTTTCTCGTGTGCAGGTCGAAAAGCGCGATGGTCGCGTAGTTGATTTTGATCCGCTGAATATCATTATGGCAATTAAGGCTGCTTTTAAGGACTTAGGCAAGGAAGTCGGTCCGCAAGAAGAGCAGATGATTCGCGATATTTCAGATCATATTGAAGCTGAGATTCAGGATCGTTACAATGGTCCAGCAAAAATCGAAGATATTCAGACTTTGGTTGAGCACAGTCTTATTGAGAATCATCTTTACGAGGTTGCTCGCTGCTACACGAGCTACCGACTGAACCGAGATATCGACCGCGCTAAAGCTACCGATATCAACGAGGCTGTTAACCGCCTTGTAAATCGTGATGAGTCTCTTGTTCGCGAAAACGCAAATAAGGATTCCAATGTTTATGCAACTCAGCGCGATCTTCTTGCAGGCGCTGTTTCCAAGGCTTCTGCGTTCTCTATGCTTCCTCACGCAGTTTCTAACGCTCATATGAAGGGTGATATTCACTTCCACGACGCTGATTATTCGCCATTTACTTGCATGAGCAACTGCTCGCTTCCTGATTTTGGCGATATGCTTGCTAAGGGCTTTGCTCTTGGTAACGCAATGATGGATAGCCCAAAGTCTATTGGTACTGCTGCAACTCAGGTTACGCAAATTATTAAGGATATTGCTGGAGCGCAATATGGTGGTCAGACTGTTAATCGCGCTGACGAGATGCTTGAGCCTTATGCTAAGTGCGATTACGACAAAAATCTTGCTATGGCGCACGCTATGATTCCTGATTCCACGCCAATTCAAGTCGCAAAAGATATGATTGACGGCCTAAAAGCTCAGGAGCCTAAGAATCTTCATTGCTTGGACAGAGATCCACTTCCTGCTGATACTCCTTTTGACGAAAACTTGAGTGAGCTTGATCAGCTTCGTGAAGTTTATGCAAAGATTATGACGCGTAAAGCTATTTACGACGCTATGCAAACGATGGAATATCAAATTAATTCCAACCGTGTTTCTAACGGTCAGACTCCGTTCGTAACTGTTGGCTTTGGCTTGGGTACTTCTTGGTTTGCTCGCGAAATTCAGCGCGCTATTTTGCTTAACCGTATTCGTGGTCTCGGCAAAGATCGTCATACTGCAATCTTCCCTAAGCTTGTGTTTACTATTAAGCACGGTGTAAACGCAGACGCTGGCGACCCGAACTACGATTTGAAGCAGCTTGCGCTTGAGTGCTCTACTAAGCGCATGTATCCGGATGTTGTGTTCTACGAGAATATTATTAAGATTACTGGCTCCTTCAAGGCTCCTATGGGTTGCCGCTCATTCCTTCAGGGTTGGATTGATCCAAAGACCGGCAAGGACGTTGAAGACGGTCGTATGAATCTTGGCGTTGTAACTGTTAACATGCCACGTATTGCTCTTGAATCTCACGGCGATGTGACTCGCTTCTGGAAGCTTTTTGACGAGCGTATGGAAGTAGCTCACCAAGCTTTGCGATTCCGTATTATGCGTTGCAAGCAAGCAACTCCTGTAAACGCTCCAACGCTATTCCGTTACGGTGCTTTTGGTCGTTTGGAAGCTAACGAAAGTGTGGATCAGCTGTTCCGTAACGAGCGCGCTACAGTTTCGCTTGGTTACATTGGCTTGTACGAAACTACTGCAGTGTTCTTCGGCAAGGATTGGATGCAAGATCACAGCTGGAATGAGGAAGGCAAGGAGTTTGCGCTTTCTTTGGTTCGCCGCATGAATAAGCTTTGCCAGCAGTGGTCAAAGGCTGAAGGCTACCATTATTCTGTTTACTCAACTCCTGCTGAGTCTTTGACTGACCGCTTTAACCGTATGGATCGTCAGAAGTTCGGCCGCATTGAAGGCGTTACCGATCACGACTTCTACACTAATTCCTTCCATTACCCGGTTTGGTTGCAGCCAACTCCTATGGAGAAGCTTCGCTACGAGGTTGACTTCCCGTATCTTGCTTCCGGCGGCTTTATTAACTACTGCGAGTTCCCATGCTTGCAGGCGAATCCTAAGGCTTTGGAAGCTGTTTGGGATTACGCTTACAAGATTGGCATCGGTTACTTGGGTACGAATACGCCAATCGATCACTGCTTCGTTTGTGGATTCCAGGGCGATTTTGAGCCGACTAAAGAAGGCTTCCGTTGCCCGGAGTGCGGCAACAGCGACCCAGATAAGTGCAATGTGACTAAGCGTACTTGCGGCTACTTGGGCAATCCTGTTCAGCGCCCAATGGTTCACGGACGTCACGAAGAAATCGCTCACCGCGTAAAGCACATGTCTGGCGAAACTGGCCATGTGACTCTTAACAACGGTGAGTCTCGTGAATGGTATGAGGAAACAAAATAA
- the nrdG gene encoding anaerobic ribonucleoside-triphosphate reductase activating protein has product MARMSLHDFAPADVNRGPWIPTSLSNNPRAGQWSSERMSQGMIADYKRFLMTDGEGIRCSLYVSGCPFHCVECYNESIWDFRAGHPYTQKLEDQIMEDLAQPYVQGLTLLGGEPLLNTGILLPLCKRIRSEFGHTKDIWSWTGYTWEELMRKGETPDKLELLRYIDILVDGRYMKDLHDSLLQFRGSSNQRIIDVPKSLENPQNPPVIWEKLHDQERFIPSIYGKDRAQGEGDAS; this is encoded by the coding sequence ATGGCTCGCATGAGTTTGCACGATTTTGCGCCTGCAGACGTGAATCGTGGACCGTGGATTCCTACCTCTCTTTCCAATAACCCTCGCGCAGGACAGTGGTCTAGTGAGCGCATGAGCCAGGGGATGATCGCCGATTACAAGCGTTTTTTGATGACTGACGGCGAGGGAATTCGTTGTTCGCTTTACGTTTCCGGCTGCCCGTTCCATTGCGTTGAGTGCTATAACGAGTCGATTTGGGATTTTCGCGCAGGTCATCCTTATACTCAAAAGCTTGAAGATCAAATCATGGAAGATTTGGCGCAGCCTTATGTGCAAGGTTTAACGCTTCTTGGCGGCGAGCCGCTGCTTAATACTGGCATTTTATTGCCTCTTTGCAAGCGTATTAGAAGCGAATTTGGTCATACGAAAGACATTTGGAGTTGGACTGGATACACTTGGGAAGAGCTTATGCGCAAAGGGGAGACGCCTGATAAGCTTGAGTTGCTACGTTACATTGATATTCTTGTTGACGGCCGTTATATGAAAGATTTGCACGATTCGCTGCTGCAATTCCGCGGCTCTAGTAATCAGCGAATTATTGACGTGCCAAAGTCGTTGGAAAATCCGCAAAATCCTCCTGTAATCTGGGAAAAGCTTCACGATCAGGAGCGTTTTATTCCGTCAATTTACGGAAAAGACCGCGCGCAAGGCGAAGGTGATGCTTCGTAA